The genomic region GAGTTTCTGGAACGCTTGCAGGAAACCGACTATGATGTAATTCTTATCGATCTTTTCTTTTATGATTTGCCTCTGACATCTGATGATATTGCTTCCCTGAAAACGAAATCAAATGGCGGTTCACGGCTGGTAATCGCTTACATGAGCATCGGCGAAACAGAAAGCTATCGTTACTACTGGGATGAATCATGGAGTGCAGGCTCCCCGGAATGGATTGAAGCTGAAAACCCTGATTGGGAAGGAAATTACAAGGTACGTTACTGGGATAATGAGTGGCAGGATGTTATCTATGGAAATGAAGATGCGTACCTGGACATGATAATTAATGCGGGATTTGATGGAGTTTATCTGGATATAATCGACGCCTTCGAGTACTTTGAAAATTGAGATAAACAAGCATAGATATCTTTTAATAATATTATGCCTGAAAAAACTAACAGCGAGGACGTTTTATGCGGATAGGTATAAAAAAGACAATTGCAATTCTGGCAGTGCTCCTGATTGCAATCTCAGTAACAGGATGCACATCAGAAGACAATGGTAGTGATAATGGCAATGATGCAGGCAGTTCATCTGCTGGTGCAGCCAGCCCGACAGGTAACGAGTACACAAACTCCATAGGTATGCAGTTCCAGCGCATTGATGCAGGAATATTCGACATGGGTACATCCAAGTATGCATACTCACAGCCAATTCATGAAGTAAGAATTGGTGATGCATTCTACATTGGAACGTACGAAGTAACTCAGGCTCAGTGGGAAGAAGTAATGGGCAGCAATCCTTCTGAGTTCAGCGGTGACGATAATCCAGTTGATAGTGTTTCATGGAATGAGGTTCAGGAATTCATAAGCAAGCTCAATGAGATTGAAGGAACCACAAGTTACAGGCTCCCAACTGAAGCAGAATGGGAATATGCTGCAAGGGCAGACACAACAACTCTCTATTCATTTGGTGAAATCGATGAGGACGAAGGTCCATTCCTTAAGGACTATGCATGGTATCAGGAAAACTCCTACGAGAAGACCCACGAAGTAGGTCAGAAACTTCCAAACCCATGGGGACTTTATGATGTCCACGGCAATGTCTGGGAACTGGTACAGGACAGCTGGGTGGATAACTATGGCAGTGCAAGTGAAGATGGCAGTGCAGTAGATAAGGGCGAAGGCTCCCTCAGAGTTGCCAGAGGTGGCAGTTACTCGAGTAAGGAAAACGCACTCTACACAGCATACAGAAGGAAGCAGGATCCACGTGATGGAGATCCGGCAATAGGTTTCCGTCTTGTAATGGATGCATGATGAGTTCGAGTTTAATAAACACAAAACAAAAGAAGCTAAAGTCATTTTGGCTTTAGTTCTCTCTATTTTTCGTTGTAATCTGCAGTATTTTATTGCCTTAAACCCGGATTTTCTTATTCTCTATTTCCTTATTCTTATCAGAACAAATCGACAGGTTATTTATCAGGTAAGTTTCTATTTCAGATGAAATGATAGAAAAGGACAAAGTTGTTGGCAACATCAGCAATCTCTTCAACAGGTATTCCGGAAAAGAGGAGCTTGAAAATGAAATAAACCGTCTTCAATCCCACATTGTTGAGCTTGAGCTGGATGTGAGGACTGCTAACATCAGATATGAGAAAAACATCGAGTCTGAGAAAAAAGCCATTGCAGCAAAACAGGAAGCTGAAGAAAAACTAAATGCTCTTGAAGTTAAACTTAAAACCCTGGAGCATGAAGTAGACAAAGAGAGAACTGATACTCCTGCATCTATTTCATTCACCTGCAATGACCAGTTCAGCAAACAGCGCACCGAAGATTTTCTCAAATCTCTGTCAACGATTACATATAGTGACTCTTCACTTGTATCTTTATATATTGCAGCAGGCGAAAGTCCTGCCAGCATAAAGGAATACGAGCTTTTAGCAGAACGTGTTGACAGCGAAACCCTTGCACTGTGTGAGAAAGTAGAGTCTACTACAGGTTTTGTGTTGTTCTATTCTCCGGATAGCATGATAAATGAGATATTGATTCCACCATTGCCATTGGATAGATCGACATGGAGTACAGATAGTAAATTTGATATTTCAATCATGTCAGAGCTCTTGAACAGGGACGCAGCTGTTTGCGTACTTGTGGCTCATGCCGGTGAATCTTTCACAGGTTTTTCTCTTGATTCTCAGGAATTTGATTCTTTCCAGATGATAAAAACAAGTGTCAAGGCCAAACATGCAAAAGGAGGTTTCAGCCAGAGACGCTTTGAAAGGTTGCGGGATGAGGATATTGCACATCATATCGATAAAGTCAAACTTGCTCTGAAAGACCTGCTTGATGAGTTTGGTGGCAGCATTGACTATATGCTTATGGCTGGTGACCTTCTGCTTGCAAAGGAAATAGCTATGGATATTCCCCTTGATGTCACTCAGGTCTGCCTGTCGTCTGATGTCCGTATCGAAAAACATAATATATCTGGCATAATGAAACAATTAATGACCTGTCGCAGATACAGGCTATAGATACAGGTTAATAATTATATGACAATATGAGGTTACTTTATGCTAAGTAAAGAGGGACTTTGCGGAATAATTGATGCCTTGGGTGCTCTTAATCTGGAAGAGATATATCACATAACAAAGGAGCTTTCCTTGCTCAAAGGTGGAATTCCTCCGCTTATGCCTACTATAAAAGAACTCTGCGAGGAAGCTGAAAAGGAACATCTAATTGTTGCTGTTTCGGCTGAAGAAATCACAGGTGGGGAAGAAAACAGGATAAAATCTCCAAAGAGTTCAGATGAAGGTGAAGAGGACACTTTTTTGTATTACATCTCCGGCCCAAATGCATTTCCAGAAGTTCCTTTCGAATTAAGTGAGGTTATCGATATTCTAGAATTGCATAAGAGGGAAGTGGATCTTAGCAGTGTGGCTGCCAGGCTCAGCAAGAATCTTCATCGCAGGATTAAGAGCCTTGAGAACAAAATAGACTCAGTCAGTTCTACAAAGGTCCATGAAAAAGATCTTGAAAATCTGGAATTAAGGTACAGTGACATACTAAACCAGTATTATGATTATACATTCTGGCTATCTGACGATATGCCAGGTATTGAAGATGAGATTCAGGAACTCAGTTCAAGGATAGAATCCCTGAAGTCGGCACAAGGTATTTGAATTTTAGGTATTATCAGGTACATATTATGGCAAGAGACAGGCGTGACAAATATTACTGGAAAGCCAAAGAAGATGGTTTTCGCTCCAGGGCAGCCTATAAGCTTTTTCAGATAAACAATAAGCACCACATTATAAATGAAGGCGACATCGTTGTGGATTTGGGTGCTGCACCAGGTGGCTGGTGTGAGGTTGCCAAAGAACTTTCAGGTGCACGTGTTGTTGGTGTTGATCTCAGGAGAATATCACCAATAGAAGGCGTAGAAACTATAGTTGGCGACATAACTTCTGACAGGACCATTTCAAAAATATTTGACATGGTTGGTGAGGCTGGGGCAGATGTTGTAATATGTGATGCAGCACCAAACCTGAGTGGAAACTGGAGTTATGACCACGCACGTTCTATAGACCTTACAAGATCAGCCCTTGGCTGTGCAAAAAAGATTCTCAAACCCGGTGGTCATTTTGTAGTAAAAGTTTTCCAGGGTGATATGTTCAAGGATTTCCTGGAAGAAGTA from Methanolobus tindarius DSM 2278 harbors:
- a CDS encoding DUF7109 family protein, which translates into the protein MLSKEGLCGIIDALGALNLEEIYHITKELSLLKGGIPPLMPTIKELCEEAEKEHLIVAVSAEEITGGEENRIKSPKSSDEGEEDTFLYYISGPNAFPEVPFELSEVIDILELHKREVDLSSVAARLSKNLHRRIKSLENKIDSVSSTKVHEKDLENLELRYSDILNQYYDYTFWLSDDMPGIEDEIQELSSRIESLKSAQGI
- a CDS encoding Vms1/Ankzf1 family peptidyl-tRNA hydrolase, with the translated sequence MIEKDKVVGNISNLFNRYSGKEELENEINRLQSHIVELELDVRTANIRYEKNIESEKKAIAAKQEAEEKLNALEVKLKTLEHEVDKERTDTPASISFTCNDQFSKQRTEDFLKSLSTITYSDSSLVSLYIAAGESPASIKEYELLAERVDSETLALCEKVESTTGFVLFYSPDSMINEILIPPLPLDRSTWSTDSKFDISIMSELLNRDAAVCVLVAHAGESFTGFSLDSQEFDSFQMIKTSVKAKHAKGGFSQRRFERLRDEDIAHHIDKVKLALKDLLDEFGGSIDYMLMAGDLLLAKEIAMDIPLDVTQVCLSSDVRIEKHNISGIMKQLMTCRRYRL
- a CDS encoding 23S rRNA (uridine(2552)-2'-O)-methyltransferase, whose amino-acid sequence is MARDRRDKYYWKAKEDGFRSRAAYKLFQINNKHHIINEGDIVVDLGAAPGGWCEVAKELSGARVVGVDLRRISPIEGVETIVGDITSDRTISKIFDMVGEAGADVVICDAAPNLSGNWSYDHARSIDLTRSALGCAKKILKPGGHFVVKVFQGDMFKDFLEEVKDNFSYTHSYSPKASRSQSAEIYVIGKKFLTAPVRRGDVFEVDITELGSSGDGAVLIDEFVVFVKGVQLGDHVKIRINDVKPNFAFAEVIN
- a CDS encoding formylglycine-generating enzyme family protein; the encoded protein is MRIGIKKTIAILAVLLIAISVTGCTSEDNGSDNGNDAGSSSAGAASPTGNEYTNSIGMQFQRIDAGIFDMGTSKYAYSQPIHEVRIGDAFYIGTYEVTQAQWEEVMGSNPSEFSGDDNPVDSVSWNEVQEFISKLNEIEGTTSYRLPTEAEWEYAARADTTTLYSFGEIDEDEGPFLKDYAWYQENSYEKTHEVGQKLPNPWGLYDVHGNVWELVQDSWVDNYGSASEDGSAVDKGEGSLRVARGGSYSSKENALYTAYRRKQDPRDGDPAIGFRLVMDA